A genomic region of Sideroxydans sp. CL21 contains the following coding sequences:
- the flhA gene encoding flagellar biosynthesis protein FlhA: protein MNILETLKAAMMRGGVRGLAGPILIVMILSMMVLPLPPFLLDILFTFNIALAIMVLLVAMNTTRPLDFAVFPTVLLISTLLRLSLNVASTRVVLLQGHTGPDAAGKVIESFGHFLVGGNYAVGIVVFIILVVINFVVITKGAGRIAEVGARFTLDAMPGKQMAIDADLNAGLIGEDVARKRRAEVAQEAEFYGAMDGASKFVRGDAVAGIIIMLINIVGGLVIGVLQHDLDLATAAKNYTLLTIGDGLVAQIPALVISTAAGMVVSRVASEDNIGQQLAKQLISSPQVLILTAAIIGMLGMIPGMPHFAFLLLAGAMGWFAFFLLQRTKQAEDKATEMANPVLAPSTEAPEASWEDVAQVDVLGLEVGYRLISLVDKAQDGDLLRRIKGIRKKFTQDMGFLPPAVHIRDNLDLRPNAYRITLKGAEIGSGEAYPNMFLAINPGSVNGVLPGTPTKDPAFGLPATWVDATVREQAQVMGYTVVDAGTVVATHMSHLIHTHAAELLGRQELQQLLDHLGKIAPKLTEDLIPKLLPLATVQKVMQNLLDEGMHIRDMRTILETLAEHAPQTQDSTVLTGLVRVALGAAIVQQFYPSAQELQVIGMDKELEYVLAQALQAGGSAIEPGLANTLLREARSATQTQEQLGLPAVLLVPGHIRDLLARFLKRSLPQLRVISQDEVPGFKTVRFTSMVGGRA from the coding sequence ATGGTGCTGCTGGTGGCGATGAACACCACCAGACCGCTGGATTTTGCCGTCTTCCCCACCGTGCTGCTGATCTCCACCCTGCTGCGTCTTTCCCTGAACGTGGCATCCACGCGTGTGGTGCTGCTGCAAGGCCATACCGGGCCGGATGCCGCAGGCAAGGTGATCGAATCGTTCGGCCACTTCCTGGTCGGCGGCAACTACGCGGTGGGTATCGTAGTGTTCATCATCCTCGTGGTGATCAACTTTGTGGTCATCACCAAAGGTGCCGGACGTATCGCAGAAGTGGGCGCGCGTTTTACCCTGGATGCGATGCCCGGCAAGCAGATGGCGATCGATGCCGACCTGAATGCAGGCCTGATCGGTGAAGATGTGGCGCGCAAGCGCCGTGCCGAGGTCGCGCAGGAAGCGGAATTTTACGGTGCGATGGACGGTGCCTCAAAATTCGTGCGCGGCGATGCCGTTGCGGGCATCATCATCATGCTCATCAACATCGTGGGCGGTCTGGTCATCGGCGTGCTGCAGCATGATCTGGACCTGGCAACTGCAGCCAAGAATTACACCCTGCTGACCATCGGCGACGGACTCGTAGCCCAGATCCCGGCCCTGGTGATCTCCACTGCTGCAGGTATGGTGGTGAGCCGCGTTGCCAGCGAAGACAACATCGGCCAGCAGTTGGCCAAACAATTGATCTCCAGCCCGCAAGTGCTCATTTTGACTGCCGCCATCATCGGCATGCTGGGCATGATTCCCGGCATGCCGCATTTCGCCTTCCTGCTGCTGGCGGGCGCGATGGGCTGGTTCGCGTTTTTCCTGTTGCAGCGCACGAAGCAGGCAGAAGACAAGGCAACGGAAATGGCCAATCCGGTGCTCGCACCGAGTACCGAAGCGCCGGAAGCCAGCTGGGAAGATGTGGCGCAAGTGGATGTGCTGGGGCTTGAAGTCGGTTATCGCCTGATCTCCCTGGTGGACAAGGCGCAGGACGGTGACCTGTTGCGGCGCATCAAGGGCATCCGCAAGAAATTCACCCAGGACATGGGATTCCTGCCGCCTGCCGTGCATATCCGCGACAACCTCGATCTGCGTCCCAATGCTTACCGCATTACCCTGAAGGGGGCCGAGATCGGCAGCGGCGAGGCATACCCCAACATGTTTCTCGCAATCAACCCCGGCAGCGTGAATGGCGTATTGCCGGGCACCCCGACCAAAGATCCTGCTTTCGGTTTGCCCGCCACCTGGGTGGATGCCACCGTACGCGAACAGGCACAAGTCATGGGTTACACCGTGGTGGATGCGGGTACCGTGGTGGCAACGCACATGAGCCACCTGATCCATACCCATGCGGCCGAGTTGCTGGGCCGCCAGGAACTGCAGCAACTGCTGGACCATCTCGGCAAGATCGCACCCAAGTTGACCGAAGACCTGATACCGAAATTGCTGCCGCTCGCCACAGTACAAAAAGTGATGCAGAACCTGCTGGACGAAGGCATGCATATTCGCGACATGCGCACCATCCTGGAAACCCTGGCGGAACATGCACCTCAGACGCAGGATTCAACCGTGTTGACCGGCCTCGTGCGCGTGGCACTCGGCGCGGCCATCGTGCAGCAGTTCTACCCGTCGGCACAGGAACTGCAAGTCATCGGCATGGACAAGGAGCTGGAGTATGTATTGGCGCAAGCCTTGCAGGCAGGCGGCTCGGCCATCGAGCCCGGATTGGCCAATACGCTGCTGCGCGAGGCGCGCAGTGCGACGCAAACCCAGGAACAACTGGGCTTGCCTGCCGTGCTGCTGGTGCCAGGACATATCCGCGATCTGCTGGCGCGCTTCCTGAAGCGTTCGTTGCCGCAACTCAGAGTGATTTCACAAGACGAAGTACCGGGGTTCAAAACGGTACGGTTTACATCCATGGTAGGGGGTAGAGCATGA